A genome region from Hevea brasiliensis isolate MT/VB/25A 57/8 chromosome 7, ASM3005281v1, whole genome shotgun sequence includes the following:
- the LOC110657597 gene encoding MDIS1-interacting receptor like kinase 2 → MSITQKLSLLVHFLFVLSLLPLQITSSPRTQAEALIQWRNSLSSLPPSLNSWSFTNLNNLCNWTAISCDTTGTVSKLNLSNLNINGTLTQFNFSSFVNISSVDLQNNNIGGTIPAAIGSLSKLTYLDLSVNYLAGNIPVEMGRLTELQYLSLYDNNLNGTIPYQLSNLQKVWYLDLGANYLEDPDWSKFSTMPSLMHLSFFLNELTLGFPDFISNCQNLTFLDLSWNQLTGMIPEWAYTNLGKIEYFNLTDNLFQGPLLSNISKLSNLKHLRLQNNKFIGQIPESIGLLSGLETLELYNNSFLGNIPSSLGQLRHLELLDLRMNALNSTIPSDLGLCTNLTYVALALNQLSGNLPLSLSNLSKMVHLGLSDNFLTGEISPYLFANWTELHSLQLQNNLLSGHIPSEIGQLTKLNLLFLYNNTFSGLIPPEIGNLKDLQSLDLSGNQLSGPIPPKFWNLKNLQIMNLFSNNISGIIPPEVGNMTSLINLDLSNNQLQGELPETISRLSSLESINLFTNNFSGSIPSDLGKYCTLKYASFSNNSFSGELPPELCSGLALEQLTVNGNNFSGSLPTCLRNCSGLTRVRLDGNQFNGSITNAFGVHPELVFISISGNQFVGEISPSWGECENLTNLQMDRNRISGEIPAELGKLTQLGVLTLDSNDLSGMIPIELGKLSMLFRLNLSNNHLTGVVPLSLGNLTKLESLDLSDNKLSGDIPHELGNCEKLSTLDLSHNNLSGDMPFELGNINSLQYLLDLSSNSLSGKIPDNLGKLTLLENFNVSHNNLSGRIPTALSGMISLYSFDFSYNELTGPIPTGGMFQNASAEAFVENSDLCGNVEGLSPCNPVASSSKPSKHNKKVLIGIIVPVCALLVISVIIVASLIYRRKTELRDEEIRGINKYESYESMIWEREGKFTFGDIVKATDNFNEKYCIGKGGFGSVYRAVLATGQVVAVKKLNISDSSDIPAINRQSFENEIRMLTEVRHRNIIKLYGYCSRGSCLYLVYEYVERGSLGKVLYGVEGEMELDWATRVKIVQGVAHAIAYLHHDCSPPIVHRDISLNNILLESDFEPRLSDFGTARLLNKDSSNWTAVAGSYGYMAPELALTMRVNDKCDVYSFGVVALEVLMGRHPGELLSSLSSLKTSMQTYPDLSVKDVLDQRLPSPTGHLAEEVVFVVGVALACTRTTPEERPVMHFVAQELATRTQAYLSEPLEKITLSKLTAFQR, encoded by the exons ATGAGTATAACTCAAAAGCTTTCTCTCCTCGTTCATTTTCTTTTTGTGCTGTCTTTGCTTCCATTACAGATTACCTCATCACCAAGAACACAAGCAGAAGCTCTCATCCAATGGAGAAATAGCTTATCTTCCTTGCCTCCTTCTCTGAATTCCTGGTCCTTCACCAACCTTAACAACCTTTGCAACTGGACTGCCATTTCCTGCGACACCACTGGAACAGTCTCCAAATTAAACCTCTCCAACCTTAACATAAATGGAACACTCACCCAATTCAACTTCTCTTCATTTGTAAACATTTCCAGCGTTGACCTCCAGAATAACAATATAGGGGGAACGATACCAGCAGCTATTGGTAGCCTCTCCAAGCTCACTTACTTGGACTTGAGTGTCAACTATTTAGCTGGCAACATTCCTGTTGAGATGGGGCGATTGACAGAGCTTCAATATCTTAGCCTTTATGACAACAATCTCAATGGTACAATTCCTTATCAGCTCAGCAATCTTCAAAAGGTATGGTACTTGGATCTTGGAGCAAATTACTTGGAAGACCCTGACTGGTCAAAATTTTCAACTATGCCTTCTTTGATGCATCTTAGTTTTTTTCTCAATGAACTTACTTTAGGCTTCCCTGATTTCATATCCAATTGCCAGAACTTGACCTTTCTAGATTTGTCATGGAATCAGTTGACTGGCATGATACCAGAATGGGCTTACACCAATCTGGGAAAGATTGAGTATTTCAATCTCACTGACAATTTATTCCAAGGACCATTATTATCAAACATTTCCAAGCTTTCCAATCTCAAACATCTTCGTCTACAAAATAACAAGTTTATTGGTCAGATTCCTGAAAGTATTGGTTTGTTGTCTGGTCTTGAAACTCTTGAGTTGTATAACAATTCGTTCCTGGGGAATATTCCATCTTCTTTAGGCCAACTTAGGCATTTGGAACTACTTGATCTCCGAATGAATGCCTTGAATTCAACAATTCCGTCCGACCTTGGCCTTTGTACTAACCTCACTTACGTGGCCTTGGCCTTGAATCAACTAAGTGGGAACTTGCCCTTGTCCTTGTCCAATCTGAGCAAAATGGTCCATCTGGGTTTGTCTGATAATTTTTTAACAGGTGAGATCTCACCTTATCTTTTTGCCAATTGGACTGAATTGCACTCCTtgcaacttcaaaataatttgttATCTGGACATATTCCCTCAGAAATAGGACAACTGACAAAACTCAATCTTCTTTTTCTGTACAATAATACATTCTCTGGTTTGATTCCTCCTGAAATTGGAAACTTGAAAGATTTGCAAAGTCTAGACCTTTCAGGAAACCAGCTTTCAGGACCCATTCCTCCAAAATTTTGGAATCTCAAAAATCTTCAAATCATGAATCTTTTCTCCAACAACATCAGTGGAATAATTCCGCCTGAAGTCGGAAATATGACTTCCCTAATAAACCTAGATCTCAGCAATAACCAGCTGCAAGGAGAGCTGCCAGAGACCATTTCACGCCTTAGTTCTCTGGAGTCCATCAATTTGTTCACCAATAATTTCTCGGGTAGCATCCCAAGTGATCTAGGCAAGTATTGTACTTTAAAATATGCTAGCTTTTCGAACAACAGCTTCTCTGGAGAATTGCCACCTGAACTCTGTAGTGGTTTGGCTCTTGAACAACTTACGGTTAATGGCAACAATTTTTCCGGGTCATTGCCCACCTGCCTGAGGAATTGCTCAGGATTAACTAGAGTCCGGCTTGATGGGAACCAATTCAATGGATCCATCACCAATGCATTTGGAGTTCATCCAGAACTTGTTTTCATTTCTATTAGTGGAAATCAGTTTGTTGGTGAAATCTCACCTTCTTGGGGAGAGTGTGAAAACCTCACCAATTTACAGATGGATAGGAATAGAATTTCTGGTGAAATCCCAGCTGAGCTTGGAAAGTTGACCCAGTTGGGTGTTCTAACGCTGGACTCAAATGATTTGAGTGGGATGATTCCCATTGAACTGGGAAAGCTGAGCATGTTATTCAGGCTCAACCTGAGCAACAATCATTTAACAGGAGTGGTCCCTCTGAGTTTGGGCAATTTGACAAAGCTCGAATCTCTTGATTTATCTGATAACAAGCTGTCTGGGGACATACCACATGAGCTTGGGAATTGTGAGAAGTTATCAACTCTGGATTTGAGCCACAACAACCTATCAGGAGATATGCCTTTTGAACTGGGTAACATAAACTCTCTGCAGTACTTGTTGGATCTCAGCAGCAATTCACTCTCAGGAAAAATACCTGATAATCTGGGAAAGCTTACATTATTGGAAAATTTCAATGTATCACACAATAATCTTTCAGGAAGAATTCCCACAGCATTGTCTGGCATGATTAGTCTGTATTCTTTTGATTTCTCCTACAATGAGTTGACAGGACCTATCCCAACCGGTGGCATGTTCCAAAATGCATCTGCAGAAGCTTTTGTTGAAAACTCAGACTTGTGTGGAAATGTAGAAGGACTATCTCCATGTAATCCAGTGGCATCAAGTAGCAAACCCTCAAAGCATAACAAAAAGGTTCTTATTGGCATCATTGTTCCAGTTTGTGCCTTATTAGTGATATCAGTAATTATTGTTGCAAGTCTAATATATCGTCGCAAGACTGAACTCCGTGATGAAGAGATCAGAGGTATAAATAAATATGAGAGTTATGAGTCTATGATATGGGAAAGAGAAGGAAAATTCACATTTGGCGATATTGTTAAGGCCACTGATAACTTCAATGAGAAGTACTGCATTGGAAAAGGAGGATTTGGAAGTGTTTACAGGGCTGTATTGGCAACAGGTCAAGTTGTTGCAGTCAAGAAACTAAATATATCAGATTCCAGTGATATTCCAGCAATAAATCGCCAGAGTTTTGAGAATGAGATTCGGATGTTGACTGAAGTGAGGCATCGAAACATCATCAAGCTTTATGGTTATTGTTCTAGGGGCAGCTGCTTGTACTTGGTTTATGAGTATGTTGAGAGAGGAAGTTTAGGAAAGGTATTGTATGGGGTGGAaggggaaatggagcttgatTGGGCTACAAGGGTGAAGATTGTGCAAGGAGTGGCTCATGCAATTGCCTACTTGCACCATGATTGCTCTCCACCAATTGTTCATCGGGACATatctttgaataatattttgctcGAGTCAGATTTTGAGCCACGGCTTTCAGATTTTGGCACAGCAAGACTGTTGAATAAAGATTCATCCAACTGGACTGCAGTTGCTGGTTCCTATGGCTATATGGCACCAG AGCTGGCGCTCACAATGCGGGTCAATGATAAATGTGATGTTTATAGCTTTGGAGTGGTTGCACTAGAAGTTTTGATGGGAAGGCACCCAGGAGAGCTTTTATCTTCATTATCATCACTAAAAACATCAATGCAAACTTATCCAGATTTGTCTGTAAAGGATGTGCTAGACCAGCGGCTTCCATCTCCTACAGGCCACTTAGCAGAGGAGGTTGTTTTTGTAGTTGGGGTTGCCTTAGCATGCACTCGAACAACTCCAGAGGAACGGCCTGTCATGCATTTCGTGGCACAAGAACTAGCAACACGAACTCAAGCATACTTGTCTGAGCCGTTAGAGAAGATAACTCTTAGCAAGTTAACAGCCTTTCAAAGATAG